The Myxococcales bacterium genome includes the window CCAGGCTGTCAGGGCGTCTGCCCCTCCCCGCCCGATGCCTCGCTGCCGGCGTGCCAAGCGTCGATGCCTTGTCCTAACCCGCCAGATCGCCGCGTCCGCTCCTGCACCAAAGATCTGTGGCCGGCCTGCACGCCGGGCGCCAAAGACCCCGGCAACCCAAATTGCGATGGCTTTCGCATCGTCATGAAGGCGCGCATCATTAATGTGCAAGCCACCTCCGGCGGCACGTTGATCACCGTGAATCGCGGCAGCGACAAGGGCATCGCCACCGGCTGGCGTGGCACCTTGCTGCGCGCCGACGGCAAGCCGGTCGACAAAGGCGAATTCGTCGTCATCCGCGTCACCAAACGCGATGCCGTCGCCAAGGTTAAGGTCAGCGTCGACACCGTCAATCGCTACAAAGAAGTTGAGATCAGCGAACCGCAATGACCGCTGCAACCCCGTCTGATCCACGCCTCGGCTCGGTCATCGACGGCCGCTACACCCTCGTGCGCCGGCTTGGCGCTGGTGGCACCGGGGTGGTGTACGAGGCCGAGCAGCGCGCGATGGGGCGCAGGGTCGCGGTAAAAATGCTAAACGCCGTCGCGGCCGATGACCCGGAGTGGGTGCAGCGCTTTCGCGACGAAGCGATGACGTCGGCGCGCCTGGTGCATCCCAACACCATTCGCGTCTATGACGTCGGCCAAACCAGCGACGGCGCGTTGTTCATGGTGATGGAACTGCTCGAAGGCCACAGCGTGCGCCACATGCTGCGCGAGGGCGCCTTCGCCGCGCCGCGCGTCTTAAAGATCTTGCTGCAAGCGTGTGCGTCGTTAGCGGAGGCACATGGGCTGGGCATTATTCATCGCGACATCAAGGCGGACAACGTGTTCTTGCTGCAGATGGGCGGCGCGGCCGACTACGTCAAGGTCCTCGACTTTTCGGTTGCCAAGTTGCTCCACGAGGGCGGCGTCAAGACACGCGCGGGGCTGGTGCTGGGGACCCCGCAATACATGTCCCCGGAGCAGTGTCGCGGCCTGCCGCTTGATCCGCGCAGCGACCTTTATTCGCTCGGCATCTTGGCCTATGAGATGGCGACCGGCCGCCTGCCATTTACCGCCGCCGATCCGCGCGACGTCTTAACGATGCAGCTTCGCCAACCAGTGCCGCCCTTGGACGCCTCGGTCGCCACGCCCTTGGCCGACATTATTTATTGCGCCTTACAAAAGGAGCCCTCGCAACGTTTTGGCCACGCCGGCGCGATGATGCGCGCGTGCGAAGAAGCGCTGGACCGTCAGGGCGAGCTGAGTGCGCCGCCGCCGAGGGCGAGCGCACCGCGCCTGGGTCCGGCGCAGCCAACGATGGTAGCCACCGCGGTTGAAGGTGGCGCCGCGCGCGCGGACGCGCCAGGTCAAGCGCCCATGCCGGTCGCCCTGCCGCCCGGCGCGAAGACGCTCGTGGCCTCGCTCGCCGCGCCGGCCGCCGCCGCCGCCGCCGCCGCCGATCATGCCCGCGGCCCCCGAGGACGCACCGCCGTGCTCTCAGCGCCCATGCCTATGTCGCCCGCGTCCCCACGATCACCAGCCGAGTCCCGCGGAGCAGGCCGCAAAAAAGACGGGGTCTTGTTGGTGCTGCTCGGCATCTCGATCGGCGTCATCGCGTTTGTTGCGGTGAAACTCTTCTTGGCTCTATGACGACGACCGACGATCAAGACCTGCGGGCACATGAGGTGGTCGCGCGCGTGGGCGCAAAACGTCGTGCGGCGGCGGCAGGTGCAGGCGAGGCGATGCCAGCGGTCGCCGCGACGCCACGCGCAGGCTTCCAACCAGCCGACATTGTGCCGGCCTTGCTCGCGCGCTTGCTCGGGCAGCCTCTCGCCGCCGATCGCATGAGCTATCTGCGGCCAATGTCGCCGCCGGCGTTTACGCCGGTCGGCTGCCGCTTCGCTGAGGTCGACGAAGCCAGCGAGCGGACGTGGGAGGTCGCTGAAGAGATCCGGGCGGCGCTTGGAACGGCGGTGCCGCAGGCGCTGCTGCGCGACCTGCATCGGCCGGTTCGTCAGGTCGAAATCGCGTTTGAGGTTGATGAGGCCTTGCGCGAGGCGCTGCGGCCCGTGGAGTTCACCGCGGCGTCGATGATGGCGACCAACTGGCGAGCCGCGCCGTGCCCTTCGCCGTGGCAACTGCCTGACGACATCGCGGCCATCCGGCAATGGTTTGCCGGTGCCAATTGGGCTACGCTTGGCAAGGATCGCCGATGACGACCGATTTCCGTTTTCGCGAGGTGCTGGCGCGTCACCGCCTGGAATGCGTTGCGCTGACCGATGTGGGCGTCGCGCGCGATCATAACGAGGACGCCTTTTGGGTCGATGAAGATTTTGGCGCGTTCGTGGTGTGCGATGGCATGGGCGGCCACGCGGCGGGTGACGTCGCCTCGCATATCGCCACCAAGGTGATCGCCAGCACGATCGTGCGTACGCCCAGCAGCGGCAAGACCGAGCCCCTGCGCCGCGCCATGGAGCGCGCCAATGAGGCCGTGTTTACGCGCAGCCAAATCGATCCCGCCTGCAAGGGCATGGGCACCACCGGCGTCGGCCTGCGGCTCGAAGACGACGTCTTTCACATCTGCCACTGCGGCGACTCGCGCGCGTATCTGTTCCGCCAGCAGCAGCTCACGCAGCTAACGCGCGACCATTCGCTGCACAATCTCTACCAAGAGCGTCCCGATTTACGCGGCACGATGGGCGAGGCGCAATCAAATATGATCGTCCGCGCGCTCGGGCTGTCGCTGACCTGCGACGTCGAACATCGCAGCATGCCGGTCGACGTAGGCGATATCTATCTCTTGTGCAGCGATGGCCTAACGGATTTAGTAGGCGACGATCACATCGCCAACGTGATGCGCCGCAATCGCCACTTAGGCGACATGGGTGGCCGGCTCGTCGACATGGCCAATGACGCCGGCGGCCGCGACAATATTACCGTCGTCCTTATCGCGGTGCGCTAGCCGGTACGCTGCCCTACCGGCAGGTGGTCGCACGTGTCTTCCTGCTCGCAGATAGCGACCCTCCGGGGCGCAGCGAGACGGCTGTGGTATCCACATCCCCCGGTGCCACGAACACCGCCCTGCAATCTATGCTCGCGGAAGAAACGTGCGCCCACCTGCCGGTTAGCGCGCACGACCAAGCAGCGCGTCAACTACGGCCGGCCATTGCCGCTGCGCCGCGGCGATCCTCGCGCGCCCCATCGCCAGGCGCACGCGCACGTCGGCTTGCGCGTCGGCAGCGAGCATGGCCGCGACTTGATCATAGGCCTCGGCCGCCGGCCTGACGCGGCCCGCGGCGAGCAGGGCCTCCGCGAGCAGCAGCCACAGCCACATCGCATCGCGCTGCCCTGGCGCGCGCGCGAGGGCTTGTTGCGCCACCGCGACCGCTTCATTTAGCGCACCGGCACGCGCGTGCGCGACGACGAGCCATTGGCTCACCGGGGCGTAGGCTGGCACCAGCTGGCCAGCCGACGTCAACGCCTCAACCGCCGTCGCATGGTCACCGCTGCGCAGCGCGGCCAGGCCTCGATCAAGGTATCGCTTGGCGGCAATAGCCACTAATCGAGCTCCAATAGGCTAAATCTGTCGCCCGCGCCGGCCTCGCTCGACGGCGAGTCCTTGGTGTCGGCTTTTTCGCTGGCCGAGGGCGCGGGCGAGGCGGCGATCGGACCTGGTGTTGGCGTGGCGGTCGGCGCCGCGGCGGCGGCCCTCGGCGCGGCGATCGCGACCGGCACGACCGGCACCGGCACCGCGGGCGCCGCCAAATTTGGCGTCGGCGCGGCCAAGGGCACCCACTGCCCCCCGACGCGGACCTGCACGTTCACGCCCTCGACGCGCAACGCCGCCAGTTCGGGCTGCGCGCACGACATTTGCAATTCGGTAACCAGTTGCGCAAACGGCAAGGTCGCCAAATCCGCGAGGCTACGTCCGCCGGCCGGCCCGTCGAAGCGCGGCGCGCGCTCGACGACGTAGGCTTCTAAGACGGCGGTCAAAATCTCCGCCAACTCGTCGCGTCCTAGGGATGAGAGGGCCTGCGCCAGCGACGCTTGCAACTCCAAGAGAGAATGTGGCTTGGTCATGGGATTTTCACAGGTCAGATGATCGTAGCGTGGTCGAGCTCGAGGCCGTGCAGCTGGCAGCCGACAAACCGCGCGCCCTGCAAATTTGCGCCACATAAATTCGCCCCCGAGAGGTCACACCCCAGCAAGGTGGCGCCGGCGAAGTTGGCGGCATAGAGATTGGCTCCCGCGAGAGATACATGGCTGAGAAAGGCGCCGGCAAAATCGACGCGCGTCAGCGATTCGATGCCGGCTTGATAGCCAAGAAACGTGGTCTGGATGAGGCGGGCGCCGCGAAACGTCGCCGAGGCGAGCTCGCTGCGCGTAAAGCGACATCGCCGTAAGGTGGCGCCATCAAAGCTCGCTTTGCTCAGGCGCGACTCGTCAAACTCGCAGTCCACCAGCAGGGCCTGCGCGAGCGCAAGCTCCGTGGCGTCGCACAGGCGCCACTGGCAACGCACGGCGTAAACATCTGCCAACCGCGCCTGCCGCAAATCAACTTGATGCCATGTGCTCTGCAAGAACTCGCAGGCATCGGTGTCGATCCCATCCAGCGCGCAGCGTTCAAAGCTCACCTCGGTGAGGCAGGCGCCGTGCCAGGTGCCGCGCGACATCGCCACGCTGCGCACCTGTCGTCCCTGCAGGGCGCGGCCAGCTAAGAGGCGCTCAAACTGCGGCCGCGATTCGATGATGCCATCGTCGGCCATTACCCCTCGCCCAACCCGCGGCGATCATGCTCGCTCGCCAACCACGCCTGCACCATGTCGCGCACGCGCCTTCGCACTTGCTCGCGCAATTGGCTCGGCGGCGATGGCGCCTTGTCGTCGACAAATTGCGCCTCATAGCGATGCGCCTCTACCTCTAGCGTTTGCTGATCGGCGGGCGCAGAGACCGGGCCGCGGGCGAACAAGCCCTTCGCGCCTTGCGCAACGTGCGCCACTTCATGCGCGAGCACGCGCTGCGCAAATACCGAACCGCCGGCGCTGGCCGCCTGCTGGCCGAGCAGCACCATGCCTGTATCGCCCACGGTAAGCGCGTCGGCGCCCCGCTCCTTGGCAACATGCTGCGCAAACTCACCGCGAAACACGCGCACGTGTGCCAGGTCGACGCCAAGGTCGCTTTCGAAGCGCTGGCGCAGATGCCATGGCAACGCTTCGCCGCCGCCCGCACGCGACGCCACCATGCGGCCAAGACGTTCGGGTGCCCACCGCCGAGCGATATCCTCGGTCAGCTCCTCCACCTCGTCGTCGAGCGCGCGATCGGCCATGCCTCTTCACTATACGAGGTTTTGCCTGGGAAGTGGGCGCGAATTGCCGCCCCAACTGCCTCTCAGCGGCCGCCTACTCGTCTTCGCCGGCGACGATCGCGGCCTCTTGCGTGGCCCCGGCGCCTGCGCCGTAGTACTCGCTCGTCATTTCGCGCGACGTCACGCCGCCTCCCAACGCCGCCTCGAGAAACTTGGTCTCCGCAAGGCACCCTTTGCCGGCCATGCCCTTGACGACGAACGCCACCTCGCCCGTCGGCGAGATCGTGATTTCCAAGTCCTGTTTGCGCATTATTCGCTAACCCACTTTCTCACGACGAGGCGGATCGAACCGTCCTCCTCGTTCACCTCTTCCTCGAGCTGGTAGCCTTGCGCATCGCACGCCATCTTGACGTTGTGATACTGGTAGCGCTGGCTGACCGTGTCGCGGAATTCTTTCTCGGAGATGCCGCGGGTGGTTTCGACGCCCCACCAATCCGCCGTCAACTCATAGGTGCCATTGCCGTTGTCGAGGACGCCAACATCGTACTGGCCAAGGTTAATCGACATCGCGGCCTTGAGCGTATCGCCGCGATAGCCGCGCACGACGACCTGCTGCCCAGCCTCCGCCTCGGCAAAGACATGACCCAGATCAGCCAGCGCAAGCTTGAGCGCCTCGCGGTTGGTAATCTTTAATTCGCATTTGGTGAAATGACTCATTAAAGCTCGAGCTTGCGCTCGCCTCCTTCAGACGGTGTCGGCTCGCCGCCGGAAGGCTTGCCACCGTATTGCGACATCCAGCCTTTGCCGCCGGAGGCGCCGACCTTGGTCGACGCCGGGCGCGCGCGGGTGCGCGACCATTCGCGCATGCCGTCGATTTGCTCGCGCATAGTCACGGCCAACGGCACGAGCTCGCGCAGCGATTTTTCCATCCGCGCGGTGGTTAAGTCTTCGCCGGTATCGAAGGCATCGTACAAGGC containing:
- a CDS encoding serine/threonine-protein phosphatase codes for the protein MTTDFRFREVLARHRLECVALTDVGVARDHNEDAFWVDEDFGAFVVCDGMGGHAAGDVASHIATKVIASTIVRTPSSGKTEPLRRAMERANEAVFTRSQIDPACKGMGTTGVGLRLEDDVFHICHCGDSRAYLFRQQQLTQLTRDHSLHNLYQERPDLRGTMGEAQSNMIVRALGLSLTCDVEHRSMPVDVGDIYLLCSDGLTDLVGDDHIANVMRRNRHLGDMGGRLVDMANDAGGRDNITVVLIAVR
- a CDS encoding protein kinase, giving the protein MTAATPSDPRLGSVIDGRYTLVRRLGAGGTGVVYEAEQRAMGRRVAVKMLNAVAADDPEWVQRFRDEAMTSARLVHPNTIRVYDVGQTSDGALFMVMELLEGHSVRHMLREGAFAAPRVLKILLQACASLAEAHGLGIIHRDIKADNVFLLQMGGAADYVKVLDFSVAKLLHEGGVKTRAGLVLGTPQYMSPEQCRGLPLDPRSDLYSLGILAYEMATGRLPFTAADPRDVLTMQLRQPVPPLDASVATPLADIIYCALQKEPSQRFGHAGAMMRACEEALDRQGELSAPPPRASAPRLGPAQPTMVATAVEGGAARADAPGQAPMPVALPPGAKTLVASLAAPAAAAAAAADHARGPRGRTAVLSAPMPMSPASPRSPAESRGAGRKKDGVLLVLLGISIGVIAFVAVKLFLAL
- a CDS encoding tetratricopeptide repeat protein; the protein is MAIAAKRYLDRGLAALRSGDHATAVEALTSAGQLVPAYAPVSQWLVVAHARAGALNEAVAVAQQALARAPGQRDAMWLWLLLAEALLAAGRVRPAAEAYDQVAAMLAADAQADVRVRLAMGRARIAAAQRQWPAVVDALLGRAR
- a CDS encoding DUF2997 domain-containing protein, translating into MRKQDLEITISPTGEVAFVVKGMAGKGCLAETKFLEAALGGGVTSREMTSEYYGAGAGATQEAAIVAGEDE
- a CDS encoding pentapeptide repeat-containing protein gives rise to the protein MADDGIIESRPQFERLLAGRALQGRQVRSVAMSRGTWHGACLTEVSFERCALDGIDTDACEFLQSTWHQVDLRQARLADVYAVRCQWRLCDATELALAQALLVDCEFDESRLSKASFDGATLRRCRFTRSELASATFRGARLIQTTFLGYQAGIESLTRVDFAGAFLSHVSLAGANLYAANFAGATLLGCDLSGANLCGANLQGARFVGCQLHGLELDHATII
- a CDS encoding DUF1257 domain-containing protein, which codes for MSHFTKCELKITNREALKLALADLGHVFAEAEAGQQVVVRGYRGDTLKAAMSINLGQYDVGVLDNGNGTYELTADWWGVETTRGISEKEFRDTVSQRYQYHNVKMACDAQGYQLEEEVNEEDGSIRLVVRKWVSE
- a CDS encoding DUF4157 domain-containing protein; the encoded protein is MADRALDDEVEELTEDIARRWAPERLGRMVASRAGGGEALPWHLRQRFESDLGVDLAHVRVFRGEFAQHVAKERGADALTVGDTGMVLLGQQAASAGGSVFAQRVLAHEVAHVAQGAKGLFARGPVSAPADQQTLEVEAHRYEAQFVDDKAPSPPSQLREQVRRRVRDMVQAWLASEHDRRGLGEG